A DNA window from Pirellulales bacterium contains the following coding sequences:
- the rph gene encoding ribonuclease PH has protein sequence MPNDHRPADALRRWSIEPAPYGAALGRVIVGAGRTTVLCTASVAEEVPPWMKGQGRGWVTAEYNMLPGSTAPRKPRERSGKVDGRTTEIQRLIGRSLRAIIDLDALGERTVTIDCDVLEADGGTRTASITGGYVALARALAAVESFADGELPLRDSVAAVSVGVVGGRPALDLDYEQDFAAEVDMNVVMTGAGRFVEVQGTGEEATFDDEQLQAMLSLAKRGIVELVALQRSAVRA, from the coding sequence ATGCCGAACGACCACCGCCCTGCCGACGCCCTTCGCCGTTGGTCGATTGAACCCGCTCCGTACGGCGCCGCGCTCGGGCGGGTGATCGTCGGCGCCGGCCGGACCACGGTGCTGTGCACCGCGAGCGTCGCCGAGGAGGTTCCCCCCTGGATGAAAGGGCAGGGACGCGGCTGGGTCACGGCCGAGTACAACATGCTCCCGGGCAGCACCGCCCCGCGCAAACCTCGCGAACGGAGCGGAAAGGTCGACGGCCGAACGACGGAAATCCAGCGGCTGATCGGCCGCAGCCTGCGGGCGATCATCGACTTGGACGCCCTGGGGGAGCGGACAGTCACGATCGATTGCGACGTGCTTGAGGCGGACGGCGGAACCCGCACGGCGTCGATCACCGGCGGGTACGTGGCGCTCGCCCGGGCGCTCGCCGCGGTCGAGTCCTTCGCCGATGGAGAGCTTCCGCTTCGCGACAGCGTCGCCGCGGTCAGCGTCGGCGTCGTGGGAGGGCGGCCAGCGTTGGATCTCGACTACGAGCAGGACTTCGCCGCCGAAGTGGACATGAACGTCGTCATGACCGGCGCAGGGCGATTCGTCGAGGTCCAAGGGACCGGCGAGGAGGCGACCTTCGACGACGAACAGTTGCAGGCGATGTTGTCGCTTGCCAAACGGGGCATCGTCGAGTTGGTTGCGCTGCAGCGGTCGGCCGTCCGGGCCTAA